Within Gouania willdenowi chromosome 24, fGouWil2.1, whole genome shotgun sequence, the genomic segment atggaaaACAAATTCTAGATGGCTTTGAAGGGGTTCTGGACCACAATCCAGcatctcaggagggggaagcggTGCACAGTCAATACTGTGTATGGTGTGTATGGTGTgaatggtgcgctgctgacctcgacacAAGATGTTTGTAGATCGGTGGAAGGAATACTTcaaagacctcctcaatcccaccaaCACACCTTCCGATGAGGAAGCAGAGCCTGGGGACCCAGGAGAGGACTATTATATCTGGGACTGAGGTTGCCGAAGTGGTTAAAAAGTTCCTCAGTGGCAGACCTCCGCAAGGCCTTGGATGTTGTGGGGATGTCATGGTTGACACGACTCTGCAGCATCGCATGGACAtagggggcagtgcctctggatttgCAGACCGGGGTAGAGGTCTGcctttttaactcattcagtgccagccattttcagattttctacccccctcagtgccagccgtttttgagcattttgactgatttttaaagacccacagaataacccttttatttaaaaaaaagattttgtttctggctcgtttcctTCTcctgtaatcagccgttgaatagagcaagttctacacaaatcttcagtttcagagcaaaaagctgagaaaacagcatttttgtaaaaaaaacaaaaataccctgtcagtgactttaaacctttttttttttttgctttagtgacaactctaacatctgaacactgtttccttatataaaacaaaaaaaaaaaaaacactgagtaagggcttttgatggcaaaattattatttatctatctgggtcagagttgaatgaatttcttactgtattttggcgttcctccaagtttctctcccgtcagtctgtacacacgcaacttcctcttcctcccgacacgcagcaatgacccgtttagcccggttagttgatggttttatctcaccatcgcaacattatcaataatctactcaggtccacacattttctgtgttagtatgtggagctgtgagctgctggatacgtcacaatatcactctgtaggaCCATAATCTCACCCGTTCCTGCTTCTCCtccccagctaatggtagcatcagtggctaatctcttatctaaaggtgtactgctgccatcttcagggcacagttggtcactacaacaccccgcagcttagatattgatgagggacctccgccagggtgttttctagtaatccccgcgaaaaaacgcaaatgacaagTTATcccgtcaatggcactgagtgagttaataagTGGGCTTTAATAAGGTTACATGTGCTAAAGCATGtcaggtgttttttttcaatttttttaaagacaacaaATAATTAGTTTTGGAGCAAATATTGAACTATTATGCCTGATGTTATAACGTATCACCTGCAACAAAACAGGGTGTGTTTTATGTACAAAAATAGCCTTCTTGAAAGTTCATATATTATTACCAGGGATGTCCAGAAGCATAGGCGATGGGCAGAATTGCCTACTACTcactttctggccaccttctattCTTAagcatgttcataaatgattccttactcctttagcaccaaaagaatatttggaatattacgtgaatatctgtaaatgtcacGTTTTCCTATTAGCTCATGTAAAGGCATGGCGGCGCGCATGGTTGCAGCGACTTACGGCTCTCCATTTcagtgatctttttttttatttctgtcgtttttctttattctttgcATTATCGGCACCGCAAACATTCAGTACACACTCCAGATGCTTTTGGATATCGGGAACCACCACCCGATATCCGTTATGAGCGACTTTCACCACACGCATAACATCACGGACGACATAGCGAGACCGCTAACTGTTGTGATCGTCACAGCTGTGTATATTCCACAAGTGCCCATACTATAGACTCCCTAAATCTGACTCAATTTGTGGAGGCACTCACACACCATACCTTACCATTTCCTATGGTCTACCATTGTCTATTTCAGAAATATATGAAACTTGTATTTCCGATCATTTCCcagtaatatttaatttcacagctcctcctcctgcagccGAGGCACTTGTTCCAGGCTGCAGCCACCATGCCATCATTTCAACTATAGCTGGAGAGTTTATTGAGGCATTTACGAACTCCAGTTTAAATACTCAGGAAGAACTGCCTTCTCCTATGTCTGGATGGGTTCCTCTCCTCATTTTATTCCACTTGCTCTGGCATTTTAGACACCATTGCCACTGTCAAGCAAAGGTCCATCAAACCTAAAACAGACCCCTGGTTAAATGACACCACTCGGGCCCTGCTGGGGCCCAGCAGGTGGACCTTCAGGGACCTGTGCTGCAATGGTTCAAGTCCTACCTAACGGACAGGTCTTTTTCCGTAGTGATCAATGACTGTTTTGTAGCTTTTAATCTCTGAAATCGAATATGCTGTTCTGATCTCTTATCTTGGATACTGACCGTATTGTGCTGTACCACCAGGAAACgtaaatgtttattatattgATTACGGGGTAGGCGTATATAAAAGCCTACTCCTTTTTTTGAGCTTCTGTAACTGATTATTGTGAATGTTGTAAAACTGCTCAAACtgctaaaaaataaactaaactaaactttttatgtttaaatgagGGAAAATCTGAACTAATTCTTTTCGGCGCTCTAAACCCACTCTGTACTGTTCCTGGTCTCCAGTCTCTCGTTCCCCACAGTGTCATCAGAAACGTTTGGATACAAACCTGAGCTTTCACAAGCAAATTAACTCTGTAGTTAAGGCAATAAAAGTACACTTTTTGCCAAATGAAAGTAAACATACTTTCTTTCTAATCACTGTCAATTTATTAGGaacaaaaaacagcaatttGGACTTGTGACTTCATCAATATCAAATAAAATTTGATGTATTATTTAGATAATGCTTCACTGCAGAGGAAACTGTTTCGACTAATCAAAAATAGGCTCCTACCAATTGACCAATAAACAGCTCGTTTCAGTAGCATGGGATTATTGACCACTCCTCTGAAGTTGTTATGCATGTTAGCGTACAAGAATATTTCTCCAACAGAGATGTTTGTGGTGTGAAGGTCAGCTGGTGTATGCACCTGATGGTGAGACTGGGCATTGGATCATTATCTGACTTCTAGCTCTAGAGGACTTTAAATGGCTCAATGTTTCCATGATTGAGGTTTTTCTTTTCAGAATTGTTCTTTTTCACAAAAGACTACAAACTGATGCCTACTTTAATAGTTGGTATTATTGACTGATGGAACTGGATTTTTCCTTCAACAGAACTGATGTTGTTGTAACAAACACTCTTTTGTGTAATGAGTCCGACTCTAATTGGTCTGATGAGAAACATATTGCTTCGTATctattatgtgtgtttgttggttcGCTGTCCGTTCTGATAACATGTGGAAACCTTCTGGTAATAACCTCTGTGGTATATTTCAAACAGCTCCACACTCCGACCAACTACCTCATCCTGTCCCTGGCTGTGGCCGACCTGCTGATCGGAGCTCTGGTTTTGCCTTTTAGCACCATACTGTCTGTCAGCACATGTTGGCCCCTCAGAGGGTTGCTCTGTGTGGTTCGAAGTATCTTTGACTTGTCTCTGTGCTTTACATCTATTTTGAATCTGTGCTTTATCTCTGTTGACAGATATTATGTTGTGTGTCAGCCTCTGGTATACAGAACTAAAATTACTGCCCGTGTTACTGCAGCTATGATCGCAGTGAGCTGGGCAATCCCCATGTTTCTAGCAACTGTGGTTTCAGTAAGTGGAATGAGGCTGCAGTCTTCTGTGAATCGCTGTAATTTGTTTCAAAACTCAAAGCCAACAATTATCGGAGCCATTTCAACATCATCTCTTCCAGCTATTCTCATTTCCTCCCTTTATTTCAAAATTTTTCTTGTGGCTCAGAAACAGGCTCGCAGTATTCAGACCATTTTCAAGTCAGAAGACTCGAACATGGAAAAGAAGGCCACGAAAACTCTAGCAATAGTTGTTGGTATTTATCTCATGTGTTGGTCTCCTTactttctgtgtgtgtctttttacCCTTTAAGCAGTGGAGGAATACCAATCCTATTTATTGAAGCATTTAAGTGGCTTGGATGGTCAAATTCAATGTTTAATCCATTTGTATATGCATTTTTCTATAAATGGTTTAGAAGAGCATTTAAAATAGTTCTTTCTGGGAAAATATTTCAAAGTAATTTTTCCGATACAAATCTGATTTGAGATTTAATTGGAGATGCAGAATGTAATCAGACTCAATCTGTACCTCCAGAAAATGGATAAGCACAAATGTTGCACAAACTAtcgttatatttatttatatatacagaTACTTTATCGTGTAGTAAGATTGGTatatgaaataaactaaataaccCTAACACTTAATGCATCACTtgtataatgaataataaatgaacTAATTAAAGGTATGAAACACTGAATGGGTTGTGGTCTTGGAATTAAaacactagggatgtcccgatacaacttttttttacttccgatatgataccaatagtgcagccttgtgtatcggccataaccgatattgatccgaaaCGATATCAAcgtgaatcatacatacttgttatacttattttgtagtgtggaatgttagaaaaggtttgatcatgtgatgttactcaaacacagatagtcagtaacagtaggttactgtgttggagtgtgaaccacagtcacctatagatagaagtgctggagccgAACATTTTATCGAAGAGCTTATATCGgtaattttagatgcagtccaataaaatccgatattcgttttctggctgatatcgaaccgatatctgatatcaatatcgaatcAGGACACCTATATCAAACACTGCACGCGTTGATCAagtcttttttccttttgtgcAGGAAGACTACATTACTGTATGTATCATGTATTCTTacttatttattacatgtaatGAATAATTAATTATGTATTACTGCAGTCCATGTGTTAAATGCCTGGTTAGTTGTTGTAAAATGATACATTTCACATAAACAAAGTGTTTATGGGAGGTTTGAACAGTTTTATTCAACTGTTTCCAAATCAGTTACCCAAATTGAACACTAGATGTCTTCCTTCATGCAGCTGCCAACATGTCCTGTGCCAAGTGTTGGAGAAATCCAACATCAACATAAAAAAGAGATATCAAAACAGCATTGTTAGGAAGTTGGGCACTAATTTAACCAtaacaaggtttgaatgtaactAACCGATTGTCAttgaatagggatgtaacgattcactcaactcccgatacgatttgattcacaatactgtaggggtgggcgatatgggaaaaatatatcacgattttttttctttgtgaaatcacgattttatcacaatttttttaaattcaaatcatttagactattttaaagttatttaccaataaaacaaaccaattcgcctacttaaaatcattaccctaaatagaaaaaaggaataaaagatcatttaagacaaggtaattgtctttttctttctaaattgtatgtaagcaaattatcaaactggttccaagtacaattaacatcaaacaaaaaggctgacaagttattttagtcccAATCTTTTTACTTcgtttaactaaagtagtgcagcattagcaacacttacTACATAACAAAGCA encodes:
- the LOC114458103 gene encoding trace amine-associated receptor 4-like, which codes for MELDFSFNRTDVVVTNTLLCNESDSNWSDEKHIASYLLCVFVGSLSVLITCGNLLVITSVVYFKQLHTPTNYLILSLAVADLLIGALVLPFSTILSVSTCWPLRGLLCVVRSIFDLSLCFTSILNLCFISVDRYYVVCQPLVYRTKITARVTAAMIAVSWAIPMFLATVVSVSGMRLQSSVNRCNLFQNSKPTIIGAISTSSLPAILISSLYFKIFLVAQKQARSIQTIFKSEDSNMEKKATKTLAIVVGIYLMCWSPYFLCVSFYPLSSGGIPILFIEAFKWLGWSNSMFNPFVYAFFYKWFRRAFKIVLSGKIFQSNFSDTNLI